The DNA segment GATTATATCAATTATACCATTACTACTTACGGTAAACTATATACCTTAAAAATAGTGTGTGCTATTATTGTTACTTCCGTATTTCTAGCAAATTTTTTCCGTTACCTTTCACAGCGTTTTATGGAAGATTTAAGGGTTCATACCCTATTAAACCTACGTAAAACAGTGTTTAATAATGTTATGGACCTTCACATTGGTTATTTTAGCAATGAGAAAAAAGGTGACATCATCTCAAAAGTTGCATCCGATGTTCAAGTCGTTCAAGGCACAGTTACGAATACGCTTCAGGTTGTATTTAAAGAACCTTTACAACTTCTTTTTTATATCGCTATCCTTCTCTCTATTTCCGTAAAGCTAACATTGTTCTCCCTGCTGGTTATTCCTGTTTCAGGCTTTATCATCAGTAAAATTGTTAAAAGATTAAAAGAACAAGCCAAAGAAGCACATGAAAGTTTTGCAAAAATGATTGGTTTTCTGGATGAAGCTTTGGGCGGCATTAGAATTATTAAAGCATTTAATGCAACCAGAAGAATAAAAGAAAAGTTTCATGAGGAAAATGTCTTTTATTCTAATCTTAACAGAAAAATGGCACGAAGACAGCAATTGGCATCTCCGGTTTCCCAGACTTTGGGGGTATTAGTTGTTGTTTGTATTGTGTTATATGGCGGAACGATGATTTTAAATAATCAAGGAGATCTTAGCCCGTCTAAATTTCTTGTTTATATCGCTACCTTCTCACAAGTAATGCAGCCAATTAAAGCCATAGCAGACTCCTTTTCAGGAATTCATTCTGGAATAGCTGCAGGGGTAAGAGTACTGGATTTGATCGACACCAAGCCACAACTAACTGACAAAGAAGGTGCAATTGAACTCAATGGATTTCAGAATAGCATCCGGTTTGAAAATGTCAATTTTAATTATGGTGAAAAAGAGATATTAAGTAACATCAACCTGACCATTAATAAAGGTCAGACCATTGCTCTTGTTGGCCCTTCCGGGGGTGGAAAAAGTACCCTGGTTGACCTTATTCCAAGATTTTATGACCCCAACACAGGAAATATTTTTATTGATGACATAAATCTTAAAGATGTTTCAATTGATAGCCTCAGGAATCAGATGGGCACAGTTAACCAGCAGTCTATCCTTTTTAACGACACCATACATAACAATATCGCTTTTGCAAAGCCAAATGCCACTAGAGATGAAATCATTCAGGCAGCAAAAATTGCCAATGCACATGACTTTATATTAAATACCACAAACGGATATGAGACTAATATAGGCGATAGTGGCAACAAATTATCTGGTGGACAAAAACAAAGAATCTGCATTGCAAGAGCGGTGTTGGCTAATCCTCCGATCATGCTTTTAGATGAAGCGACTTCAGCGCTGGATACAGAATCTGAAAAGCTTGTACAGGATGCCTTAAATAGATTGATGGAAAACCGTACATCTATTATCATTGCTCACAGGTTAAGCACCATACAACATGCAAACCTTATTGTAGTTATCGAAAAAGGAAGGATAGCAGAAATCGGTACTCATAGTACACTCATAAATCAAAATGGTTTATACAAAAGATTAATAGATATGCAGACTTTTGATGAATAATATTAATTAGATGAAGCCTACGATTTCACTTATTGTTGCTACATATAACTGGCCTGAAGCACTTAAACTTTGCTTATTAAGCATTAAAAGACAAACATCCCTACCCATAGAAGTGATTATCGCAGATGATGGTTCAGATATGCGGACAACTACGCTTATATCGGAAATTCAAAAGAACTTTCCAGTTCCTTTAGTTCGAATATGGCATGAGAATCTGGGATTCAGAAAATCCATCATCTTAAATAAGGCTATAAAAAAGGCTGCAGGAACGTATATCGTTCAGATTGATGGTGATGTGATTTTAGACCCTCATTTTCTGGAAGATCATGACGCTGCCGCACAACCAGGCTTTTTTGTCCGGGGGACCCGGGCGCATATCAGCAAAAAAAGAATTCCCGAAATCTATAAAAAAGAGCTGTTGGATTTTCACTTTTTATCTGCTGGCATAATTAACCGGTTCAATGCGATAAGAGCACCTTTTTTAGCCTTCCTTGTAGAAAAGAAAAGGAACAATTCAAATAGTGTGAGAGGCAGTAACCTTGCCTATTGGAAAGCAGACTTCATACAGGTAAATGGCTATAACAATGACCTGATGGGCTGGGGCCATGAAGATGAAGAGTTAGCTGCCCGATTCATTAACAATGGGATCTGGAAAAAATCGATTAAATTTAAGGCTGTTCAATACCATATTTCGCACGAAACATCATCCAGGGATCGCGAATTCATGCATTCTGAAGTTTTACAAAAAACGCTTCGGGATAAGCTGGAAACCTGTGCCAATGGTGTTGCTCAATCCTAACCAGTAAATTATGAGTAGTTTAACATATCCAAGTGTTTCATTAATTGTTTCCACCTATAACTGGCCGGAAGCTTTAAATTTATGCTTAATCAGTATCAGTAAACAGGTAGTATTACCCGATGAGGTCATTATTGCAGATGACGGTTCAACAGAGGAAACGCGTAAATTAATTGAAAAATTTCAACTTAATTTCCCTGTTCCTTTAATACATGTATGGCAGGAAGATGATGGATTTCAGCTTTCCAGAATTAGAAACAAAGCTATAGCAAGAGCAAAAAAAGATTATATAATTCAAATTGATGGTGACTTAATTCTGGAAAGGCATTTTGTTAAAGACCATTTAAAGTTCTGTGAAAAAGGAACCTTTGTTAGCGGAAGCAGAGTAATTATGGATAAAAAACTGTCTGAAGCCCTGCTAAAAGAAGGTCGAACGAAGGTTTATCTGAGTACGAAAGGACTTGTTAATGTTTTAAATGGACTACGGATCTCTTTTTTAGCTGCCTACATGAACGGCTATAAAAAAAACGACATTTATTATCTGAGAGGCTGTAACATGGCTTTTTGGAGAGATGACCTGATAAAGGTCAACGGGTATAATGAAGCCTTTGCAGGATGGGGAAGAGAAGATAATGAAATTGGGCTCAGGTTAATCAATTCTGGTATTGAAAAAAGAATAATTAAATTTTCGGGAATTGTATTCCACATTTATCACCCTGAAAAGCCGAGAAATAAGGTAAATATCAATGATGAGATTTTGAAGCAAACTGCCAAAGATAAATTAAGGTATTGTGAGAAAGGGTTAAGCCAATATGAGTAAGCCATTATTATCCATCATTATTGCTACTTACAATGCGGAAAAACATCTGCGCTCATGTTTGGAAAACATCAGGAAACAAAATACTGAGCAAATTCAGTTAATTATCATTGATGGGGCAAGTAAGGACCAAACATTGAAAATCATCAGAGAAAATGACTCAATGATAGATTTCTTCTTATCGGAGCCTGATAAAGGGGTATATGATGCCATGAATAAAGGAATTAAATACGCCAAAGGAGATTGGGTGTTATTTCTTGGAGCAGACGACCTTCTGGAGCAAGGATTTAATCATATGCTGAAAGAACTTAAATCGCCAAACACCATTTATTACGGCATGGTTGATGTTGGGGGGACAATCTACAAAGATGCTTATTCTGATTATCGTCTTTCAAAGCTAAATATCTGTCACCAGACAATACTATATCCCATTACTGTTTTTAACAAGTACAAGTACGACCTTAACTTTCCCATATTTGCTGATTGGGTACTAAATATCCAGTGTTGGACAGATGCCTGTTTTAAATTTGAATATAAACCCCATTTAGTTAGCAAGTTTGGTATTGAAGGCATTTCATCAACAGTTACAGATGTGGCTTTCGAACAACAAAGAAGCAGCATTATATTTAAATATTTTGGTCTTGTTACCTGGTTGCGTTTTAATTTCAGAATGTTAAAACAAAAGTTATTTCAAACAAGCCGTAAACCTAATTGAGAAGACATTTGCTATAAACCTCCATTGTTTGCTGAAGGCATTTTTCCATGCTAAAATTCTGTAGTCGTTTTTTGCCTTCCGATATCAGATCCGCTCTTAATGTTTCATTTGCCAAGAACATTTCTATTGTTGCAGCCATCTCTTTCTTATCTGCAGTATTCATGTAAACAGCAGCCTCTCCTGCAACCTCGATGAAACACGGTGTTTTACTCAAAATAACAGGGCATTCAGCCTCAAATGCTTCAAGTATAGGCAGACCAAAACCTTCATATAAAGAAGGATAAACAAATGCTTTTGCATTCTTATACATAGTATATAACATATCATCTGATACATTATATTGAACAGTTCTATCCAATATATCCAGATTTAACAAATGTGTGATCTCCGCTTCTGAGAAATGTCCTCCTCCGGCACAAACCATTTTCAATTCCGGATCATTCTTCATCACTAACGCGACCGCTATCGCTAAACTTTCGAAGTTTTTATATCCTTCTCTCCCACCAATAAACAAGATATAATGCGCTGGCAATTCATTACTCGGTTTGTAGTCATTTTTTATTAATGTATGACCATGATAAACTACAGTGATCTTTTCGGAAGGAACGTCCAACAGCCTCATCAGATCGATTCTGGTCGTTTCAGAAATAGCAATAATATGCTTTGCAGCTGCGACCAATAGCTTCTTATTTGCAGCGGTAACATCTTCGGGGCCAAAATATTCTGGAAATAGCTCATGTATCATATCATGAACCGTCAAAACAAAAGGCTTTTTCAATGTTTTTAAAAAATAAGGGTGATAATAAGTCGGATGAAAAATGTCAAAATCATCTTTTCTTATACAAAACCTACTATAAACTTTGTTCCATTTTGAAATTCTATTCTTACGCTTAAAAACAAGATTTCCAAACGAGTTCCCCAGTTTCCAGACTCTTTTATCTTTTAAATAATAGTTTTCCGTGTAGAGAACAGATACCTTCACCTTGACTTCTTTTTGCAGATCCAGGCCGGAGATTAAGGTTCCGAAATATCTGGATATTCCCCCAAACACCTGTGCATCGAATATTTGATGGTCAAACAGAATTTTCATGTATATTAAATAGCTAATGCGCTAAAATTAAAACAAATAATATACTTTTTCCAATTATAAATGTCTGAATAATTGAAAGAACAATGAATAGGCTGCAGAAATCAGGCATCGGCAAATTTAGCCTGCATTGGTAATTTTTAAATTTTTCGATGTATATTTATCCCTCCTATCTCTCTTTAAAAGAGATATCCTTTTTATTCGCATGATAAATTACCAGACTAAATCTCCTATATTATTTTTAATCTTTAATAGACCTGATACCACTTTACAGGTTTTTAATCAAATCCGGATAGCTAAACCAAAACGATTGTATATTGCTGCTGATGGTGCCAGGAAAAATCTGTTAAATGATGCCGCTCTTTGTGAAAAAGCTCGTGAGATCTCGACAAGAATTGATTGGGAATGTGACGTAAAAACTTTGTTCAGAGAAGAAAACCTTGGCTGTAAAAATGCGGTATCATCAGCAATTGATTGGTTTTTTGAGCAGGAGGAAGAAGGTATAATACTGGAAGATGATTGCCTTCCTTCAAGCAGTTTTTTTTCCTTTTGTGACCAAATGCTGGAAAGATATCGCATAGACTCCCGAATAAGACATATTACCGGCAGCAATCTGCAGCTTGGACAGTCCTGGGGCGAGGCAAGTTACTATTTTTCCAGAATTACAGCGGTATGGGGCTGGGCTTCCTGGAGAAGAGTCTGGAAAGAATATGATAAGGATTTGCTTCAACATAATGAAACAGAGGTTCAGCATCAGTTAAATAATATATTTGCTGATACTTTCATGGAATATCAGTGGATGAAGATATTCAGGGCGCTAAAGGCAAATGAAATTAATACCTGGGACTATCAGCTTGCATTAATTAATTATTTCAACAACGGCTTATCTGTTACACCAAATGTAAATCTGATTTCCAATATAGGTTTCAGAGCAGATGCAACCCATACACCTGATTCCGGTTTTGTTTACGCCCAGTTGCCATTGGAGGAGATAGGAGAAATGATACATCCCCAGTATTATCTGCCAGAAGCAGAGGCAGACAATTTCATTTTTAATAAAGAGTTTCGCCTTGACGAGATCAAAAAAAAACATTTTTCCTTGAGACGGCGATTTAAAAGATGGTTAAAACGCCTGTTTTAATTTGCTGCTAACCTTTTCGCCACCCAATTTACAGCAGGAGGCACCGGCTTCCCCAGTGCGATATAAATTCCGGATACCTCGGCAATATAAGAGATCAGCTTAAGTGCTTTTTTAGGTCTGAAAAATAATGAAAGGAGCAAGTATTTTTTTAGCGTCCTCGCAACAAATGTTCCTTCTTTTACAGATTGTTTCTCTAGTACTTTTATATACTCTGGAAATACTTCTAACATCACTGTACTATAACAAACACCTGTACCATAAGTAAGCCTTTTAAGATAGTCAAGAGTAGCCCGCTTCTCAGGAATGATATGAGTCATCTTCATTTCATGTGAAACTCCTGCAGCAGCGCCTTTGCTAACACAAAATAAAACCATCTGGGTATCTTCACCACTGGTCAGTTGTTTCCCTTTTCTACCGGACAAAGTGAATTGCCCCTGTTCTACCAATGCCATATACGCATTTAAATAAGATTTTTGAATGCATAGTCCGGTACCAAAAGGATAACAACTCTGCCAGGTTCTCTGATTTGAATAGGTAACATTGTTTTCAAAACGTTCCTGAAAAGCCTCCCTTGCAAAAACTTCCAAATCACTCCTGATTCCTCCAATAAAATCAACAAATACATTTCCAGGCCCCCATGCAACTACATTAGGGTATTTTTCACAGAGCCCATCTAAAGCTGTTAAATAGGCCGCATCTGGTTCATTATCATCATCAAAAAAGACAACCCACTTTCCTTCGGACTCTTGAATTCCTGCTATCCGGGCATGACTAAGTCCCTGTTCCTTCACTAAAAGCAACTTAGAATCAGGCGTGTTCTTTATAAAATCCCGGACATAATCTACATCAATCAAGGGCTCTTTGCTATTATTATCCACAAGAATAACCTCTGCTGTAAAATCACCAATATTAAGATGTGTTACGGCGTTTAAACAACGCTTTAAGAGCAATTCATCAGGATTATAAGTGCAAATAATAATAGAAAAATCCATTTTGATAATATTGATTTATGTTATATTTGAGTTTTAAAGTGTGAAGATACACTGATATAACTTAAAACAGCAAGAATCTATAGTACTTTAATTAATACCATCAGGTAGCATTTTAACTTTCGTCAATGCCCAAAGTCTCCATTATTATTCCGAATTATAACCATGCTATTTTTCTAAAACAGCGTATTGACAGTGTCCTTAATCAATCATTCCAGGATTTTGAGATCATCATATTGGACGATTGTTCAACTGACGATAGCAGAGACGTGATTGAATTGTATAAGAAAGAGCCACAGGTGTCAACAATCAGCTACAATAAACAAAATGGAGGAAACACCTTCCTTCAGTGGGAAAAAGGAATTTCGATAGCCAAAGGGGAATTCATATGGATTGCTGAAAGTGATGACTGGTGCGAAAATACGCTTCTGGAGGAGCTCATCTCTGGAATAAATAGTGATAAAAACTGTGCGATCAGTTACTGTCAATCCTATTGTATCGAACAAACAAATAAAATTAGCTGGCTTTCTCAGCACCCATATCTGATGGAACGGATGGACGGACATTCTTTTATTCAGCAATACATGGTCAATAACAATACGATCTTTAATGCAAGCATGGTGTTATGGAGAAAGGAACTTTTCAATTCTGTTTCAAAAGAATTCTTAAAATATAAGTTTTGTGGCGACTGGTTATTCTGGATTGAACTCGCAAAGCAGGGAAATGTTCATATTAGTGGCAAACTGATGAACTACTTTAGGAAACACGGGGCTGATGTAACTGGCAAAGCGACTAAAAGCGGCTTAAATTTCATAGAAAATATCCAACTTTTAAATCATATATATCTTGATAGGTTAATCCATGAGGAAGCCTATAGCCGGGCCTTTAAAAATCTCTTCAAGAAATATTGGAAAGAAAAAAGAGTACTTGACCCATTACTTATAAAAGAGATTGAGGCAACATTTAAAACTTCGTTATCCTCCAAAAGTAATTATTATAAACTACTGCTAAGCGCCATTTGGAAACATAAAAGCTAAACCGCTGTTCTGCCGATCCGGGACTATTATATCGACAATTAAAGGGCGAATGTAAACACACTCATTTCCTCTTAAGCAGATCAGATTTTAG comes from the Pedobacter sp. FW305-3-2-15-E-R2A2 genome and includes:
- a CDS encoding ABC transporter ATP-binding protein — translated: MKTYFRLLSFAKPIEKYAIPYFIATLLAIVFNTFLFALLGPLLETLFSSGSSASQTMMAKAASLDFIGKFNDYINYTITTYGKLYTLKIVCAIIVTSVFLANFFRYLSQRFMEDLRVHTLLNLRKTVFNNVMDLHIGYFSNEKKGDIISKVASDVQVVQGTVTNTLQVVFKEPLQLLFYIAILLSISVKLTLFSLLVIPVSGFIISKIVKRLKEQAKEAHESFAKMIGFLDEALGGIRIIKAFNATRRIKEKFHEENVFYSNLNRKMARRQQLASPVSQTLGVLVVVCIVLYGGTMILNNQGDLSPSKFLVYIATFSQVMQPIKAIADSFSGIHSGIAAGVRVLDLIDTKPQLTDKEGAIELNGFQNSIRFENVNFNYGEKEILSNINLTINKGQTIALVGPSGGGKSTLVDLIPRFYDPNTGNIFIDDINLKDVSIDSLRNQMGTVNQQSILFNDTIHNNIAFAKPNATRDEIIQAAKIANAHDFILNTTNGYETNIGDSGNKLSGGQKQRICIARAVLANPPIMLLDEATSALDTESEKLVQDALNRLMENRTSIIIAHRLSTIQHANLIVVIEKGRIAEIGTHSTLINQNGLYKRLIDMQTFDE
- a CDS encoding glycosyltransferase family 2 protein, translated to MKPTISLIVATYNWPEALKLCLLSIKRQTSLPIEVIIADDGSDMRTTTLISEIQKNFPVPLVRIWHENLGFRKSIILNKAIKKAAGTYIVQIDGDVILDPHFLEDHDAAAQPGFFVRGTRAHISKKRIPEIYKKELLDFHFLSAGIINRFNAIRAPFLAFLVEKKRNNSNSVRGSNLAYWKADFIQVNGYNNDLMGWGHEDEELAARFINNGIWKKSIKFKAVQYHISHETSSRDREFMHSEVLQKTLRDKLETCANGVAQS
- a CDS encoding glycosyltransferase family 2 protein codes for the protein MSSLTYPSVSLIVSTYNWPEALNLCLISISKQVVLPDEVIIADDGSTEETRKLIEKFQLNFPVPLIHVWQEDDGFQLSRIRNKAIARAKKDYIIQIDGDLILERHFVKDHLKFCEKGTFVSGSRVIMDKKLSEALLKEGRTKVYLSTKGLVNVLNGLRISFLAAYMNGYKKNDIYYLRGCNMAFWRDDLIKVNGYNEAFAGWGREDNEIGLRLINSGIEKRIIKFSGIVFHIYHPEKPRNKVNINDEILKQTAKDKLRYCEKGLSQYE
- a CDS encoding glycosyltransferase translates to MENIRKQNTEQIQLIIIDGASKDQTLKIIRENDSMIDFFLSEPDKGVYDAMNKGIKYAKGDWVLFLGADDLLEQGFNHMLKELKSPNTIYYGMVDVGGTIYKDAYSDYRLSKLNICHQTILYPITVFNKYKYDLNFPIFADWVLNIQCWTDACFKFEYKPHLVSKFGIEGISSTVTDVAFEQQRSSIIFKYFGLVTWLRFNFRMLKQKLFQTSRKPN
- a CDS encoding glycosyltransferase family 1 protein, with the protein product MKILFDHQIFDAQVFGGISRYFGTLISGLDLQKEVKVKVSVLYTENYYLKDKRVWKLGNSFGNLVFKRKNRISKWNKVYSRFCIRKDDFDIFHPTYYHPYFLKTLKKPFVLTVHDMIHELFPEYFGPEDVTAANKKLLVAAAKHIIAISETTRIDLMRLLDVPSEKITVVYHGHTLIKNDYKPSNELPAHYILFIGGREGYKNFESLAIAVALVMKNDPELKMVCAGGGHFSEAEITHLLNLDILDRTVQYNVSDDMLYTMYKNAKAFVYPSLYEGFGLPILEAFEAECPVILSKTPCFIEVAGEAAVYMNTADKKEMAATIEMFLANETLRADLISEGKKRLQNFSMEKCLQQTMEVYSKCLLN
- a CDS encoding nucleotide-diphospho-sugar transferase yields the protein MYIAADGARKNLLNDAALCEKAREISTRIDWECDVKTLFREENLGCKNAVSSAIDWFFEQEEEGIILEDDCLPSSSFFSFCDQMLERYRIDSRIRHITGSNLQLGQSWGEASYYFSRITAVWGWASWRRVWKEYDKDLLQHNETEVQHQLNNIFADTFMEYQWMKIFRALKANEINTWDYQLALINYFNNGLSVTPNVNLISNIGFRADATHTPDSGFVYAQLPLEEIGEMIHPQYYLPEAEADNFIFNKEFRLDEIKKKHFSLRRRFKRWLKRLF
- a CDS encoding glycosyltransferase, coding for MDFSIIICTYNPDELLLKRCLNAVTHLNIGDFTAEVILVDNNSKEPLIDVDYVRDFIKNTPDSKLLLVKEQGLSHARIAGIQESEGKWVVFFDDDNEPDAAYLTALDGLCEKYPNVVAWGPGNVFVDFIGGIRSDLEVFAREAFQERFENNVTYSNQRTWQSCYPFGTGLCIQKSYLNAYMALVEQGQFTLSGRKGKQLTSGEDTQMVLFCVSKGAAAGVSHEMKMTHIIPEKRATLDYLKRLTYGTGVCYSTVMLEVFPEYIKVLEKQSVKEGTFVARTLKKYLLLSLFFRPKKALKLISYIAEVSGIYIALGKPVPPAVNWVAKRLAAN
- a CDS encoding glycosyltransferase, which codes for MPKVSIIIPNYNHAIFLKQRIDSVLNQSFQDFEIIILDDCSTDDSRDVIELYKKEPQVSTISYNKQNGGNTFLQWEKGISIAKGEFIWIAESDDWCENTLLEELISGINSDKNCAISYCQSYCIEQTNKISWLSQHPYLMERMDGHSFIQQYMVNNNTIFNASMVLWRKELFNSVSKEFLKYKFCGDWLFWIELAKQGNVHISGKLMNYFRKHGADVTGKATKSGLNFIENIQLLNHIYLDRLIHEEAYSRAFKNLFKKYWKEKRVLDPLLIKEIEATFKTSLSSKSNYYKLLLSAIWKHKS